Proteins encoded by one window of Mycolicibacterium sp. ND9-15:
- the clpS gene encoding ATP-dependent Clp protease adapter ClpS, producing MVTPAKARPGTREERDVKSVAEEDAAADTPWVTIVWDDPVNLMTYVTYVFQKLFGYPEPHATKLMLQVHNEGKAVVSAGSRESMETDVSKLHAAGLWATMQQDR from the coding sequence ATGGTTACGCCGGCGAAGGCTCGACCGGGGACTCGCGAGGAGCGCGACGTCAAGTCCGTCGCGGAAGAAGACGCGGCCGCCGACACCCCCTGGGTGACCATCGTGTGGGATGACCCGGTGAACCTGATGACCTACGTGACCTACGTCTTCCAGAAGCTGTTCGGCTACCCCGAGCCACACGCGACCAAGCTGATGCTCCAAGTGCACAACGAAGGCAAGGCGGTGGTCTCGGCGGGCAGCCGCGAGTCGATGGAGACCGACGTGTCCAAGCTCCACGCCGCCGGGTTGTGGGCGACCATGCAGCAGGACCGCTGA
- the murI gene encoding glutamate racemase produces MSSEAPVGIFDSGVGGLTVARAIIDQLPDENIIYVGDTANGPYGPLSIPEVRAHALAIGDDLVSRGVKALVIACNTASSACLRDARERYAPVPVIEVILPAVRRAVSTTRTGRIGVIGTVATIASGAYQDAFAAARDAEVIGVACPRFVDFVERGVTSGRQVLGLAEGYLEPLQRAEVDTLVLGCTHYPMLSGLIQLAMGENVTLVSSAEETAKDLLRVLTELDLLRPHDGPPVQRVFEATGDPEAFTTLAARFLGPTLDGVRPVHRHVGARK; encoded by the coding sequence GTGTCTTCGGAGGCACCCGTCGGTATCTTCGATTCGGGCGTCGGCGGACTCACGGTGGCCCGCGCGATCATCGACCAGTTGCCCGACGAGAACATCATCTACGTAGGCGACACCGCCAACGGCCCGTACGGGCCGCTGTCCATCCCGGAAGTCCGCGCCCATGCGCTGGCGATCGGCGACGATCTGGTTTCGCGCGGCGTCAAGGCGCTCGTCATCGCCTGCAACACGGCGTCGTCGGCCTGCCTGCGCGACGCCCGCGAACGCTACGCGCCGGTGCCCGTGATCGAGGTGATCCTGCCCGCGGTGCGCCGCGCGGTGTCCACCACCCGCACCGGACGGATCGGCGTCATCGGCACCGTGGCGACCATCGCGTCCGGCGCGTACCAGGACGCCTTCGCGGCCGCTCGCGATGCCGAGGTGATCGGAGTCGCCTGTCCCCGGTTCGTCGACTTCGTCGAGCGCGGGGTCACCAGCGGACGTCAGGTGCTCGGGTTGGCCGAGGGATACCTGGAACCACTACAGCGCGCAGAGGTCGACACGCTCGTGCTGGGCTGCACCCACTACCCGATGCTGTCGGGCCTGATCCAACTGGCGATGGGCGAGAACGTGACGCTCGTGTCCAGTGCCGAAGAAACCGCCAAAGACTTGCTGAGAGTGCTCACCGAGCTCGATTTGCTGCGGCCCCACGACGGCCCTCCGGTCCAACGCGTCTTCGAGGCGACCGGCGACCCTGAGGCGTTCACCACGCTGGCCGCGCGCTTTCTCGGGCCGACACTCGACGGAGTCCGGCCCGTTCATCGTCACGTCGGCGCGCGGAAGTGA
- a CDS encoding ATP-dependent DNA helicase, producing the protein MARAVANAFETGEHLAVQAGTGTGKSLAYLVPAIARAVDADEPVVVSTATIALQRQLVDRDLPRLAESLAGALPREPEFALLKGRGNYLCLNKIHNGSATEPDDRAQEELFVPVASSALGRDVQRLIAWSSDTDTGDRDDLTPGVPDRSWSQVSVSARECLGAARCPFGTDCFAEKAREKAGRADVIVTNHALLAIDAVSDAAVLPEHHLLVVDEAHELVDRVTSVATGELSATALGVAHRRAARLVDEELAQRLEAATATLSSAIHDTAPGRIDVLDDELATYLTAVRDTAHRVRSAIGTAPSDPAAASARTEAVTALSDIADTASRIIDSFVPAIPDRADVVWVDREEARGTVRTILRVAPLSVSALLRTRLFEDSTTVLTSATLTIGGTFDAMASAWGLTGEDTEWRGVDVGSPFEHAKSGILYVAAHLPPPGHRGSGAGAAPAATFNTGAAPAATFNTGAAPAATFNSAEQLDEIVALITAAGGRTLGLFSSMRAAKAAAEIMRERLDTPVLCQGEDTTSALVKRFADDPETSLFGTLSLWQGVDVPGPSLSLVLIDRIPFPRPDDPLLSARQRAVAARGGNGFMAVAASHAALLLAQGAGRLLRTVEDRGVVAVLDSRMATARYAGYLRASLPPFWATTDSIRVRQALERLRTG; encoded by the coding sequence ATGGCCCGGGCCGTCGCGAACGCCTTCGAGACCGGCGAGCACCTCGCGGTGCAGGCGGGGACGGGCACCGGAAAGTCACTGGCCTATCTGGTGCCCGCGATCGCACGGGCCGTCGACGCCGACGAACCCGTCGTCGTGTCCACCGCCACCATCGCGCTGCAGCGCCAACTCGTCGATCGTGACCTACCCCGGTTGGCTGAGTCACTGGCCGGCGCACTGCCGCGCGAACCCGAGTTCGCACTGCTGAAGGGTCGCGGGAACTACCTGTGCCTGAACAAGATCCATAACGGATCGGCCACCGAGCCCGACGACCGCGCTCAAGAAGAGCTCTTCGTGCCGGTGGCGAGCAGCGCCCTGGGGCGTGACGTGCAACGTCTCATCGCATGGTCTTCCGACACCGATACCGGTGACCGCGACGACTTGACCCCGGGTGTGCCGGATCGGTCCTGGTCACAGGTCAGCGTGTCGGCACGCGAATGCCTCGGCGCGGCCCGATGCCCGTTCGGCACCGACTGCTTCGCGGAGAAGGCACGGGAGAAGGCCGGCCGCGCCGATGTCATCGTCACCAACCACGCGCTGCTGGCCATCGACGCCGTCTCCGATGCCGCCGTGCTGCCCGAACACCACTTGCTCGTCGTCGACGAGGCTCACGAGTTGGTCGACCGGGTGACATCGGTGGCCACGGGTGAGTTGTCGGCGACGGCGCTCGGTGTCGCGCATCGCCGGGCGGCGCGCCTGGTCGACGAGGAACTGGCGCAAAGGTTGGAGGCCGCGACGGCGACGCTGTCGTCGGCGATCCACGACACCGCACCGGGCCGCATCGACGTGCTCGACGACGAGTTGGCGACCTACCTGACCGCGGTGCGCGACACCGCGCACCGGGTCCGCTCGGCGATCGGCACCGCACCCAGCGACCCCGCGGCTGCCTCCGCGCGCACCGAAGCCGTCACCGCGTTGTCCGACATCGCCGACACCGCCTCGCGCATCATCGACTCGTTCGTACCCGCCATCCCGGACCGCGCGGACGTGGTGTGGGTCGATCGCGAAGAAGCGCGCGGTACGGTGCGGACGATTCTGCGGGTAGCCCCGCTGTCGGTCTCAGCGTTGTTGCGCACCAGGCTTTTCGAGGATTCGACGACCGTGCTGACGTCCGCGACGCTGACCATCGGCGGCACGTTCGACGCGATGGCGTCGGCCTGGGGGCTCACGGGCGAGGATACCGAGTGGAGGGGTGTCGACGTCGGATCCCCGTTCGAGCACGCCAAGTCCGGCATCCTCTACGTCGCAGCGCACCTGCCCCCGCCGGGACATCGCGGCAGCGGTGCCGGAGCCGCCCCGGCGGCGACATTCAACACCGGAGCCGCCCCGGCGGCGACATTCAACACCGGAGCCGCCCCGGCGGCGACATTCAATTCCGCGGAACAACTCGACGAGATCGTCGCGCTGATCACCGCCGCCGGTGGCCGGACCCTCGGGCTGTTCTCCTCGATGCGCGCGGCCAAAGCCGCCGCCGAGATCATGCGCGAGCGGTTGGACACCCCGGTGCTGTGCCAAGGCGAGGACACCACGTCGGCGTTGGTCAAGCGGTTCGCCGACGATCCGGAGACGTCGCTGTTCGGGACGCTGTCGCTGTGGCAGGGCGTCGACGTGCCCGGCCCGTCGCTGTCCCTCGTCCTGATCGACCGGATTCCGTTTCCGCGGCCGGACGATCCGCTACTCTCGGCCCGCCAGCGAGCGGTGGCCGCCCGCGGGGGCAACGGCTTCATGGCGGTCGCCGCAAGCCATGCGGCCCTGCTGCTGGCGCAGGGTGCGGGCCGGTTGCTGCGCACCGTGGAGGACCGCGGCGTCGTCGCCGTGCTGGACTCCCGGATGGCCACCGCCCGCTACGCCGGCTACCTACGGGCGTCACTGCCGCCGTTCTGGGCCACCACCGACTCCATCCGCGTGCGTCAGGCGCTCGAACGTCTACGCACGGGTTGA
- a CDS encoding nicotinate phosphoribosyltransferase has protein sequence MLAAGLRDGTAHRRTTFEVFARRLPEGRRYGVVAGTARFVDALARFEFDDATLSMLADFLDRETLAYLADYHFRGDVDGYAEGELYFPGSPVLSVHGTFGECVVLETLALSIFNHDTAIASAAARMVTAADGRPLIEMGSRRTHEQAAVAAARAAYLSGFAGSSNLQAQRDYGVPALGTSAHAFTLLYTTHDGPDERAAFRAQVDALGVDTTLLVDTYDIAAGVATAVEVAGAELGAVRIDSGDLGVLARQVRAQLDGLGATKTHIVVSGDLDEFSIAALRSEPVDVYGVGTSLVTGSGAPTARMVYKLTEVDGLPVEKRSSRKQSHGGRKQARRLVKPTGTIVEEVVHPYGRAPADPDGLTGRALTVPLVQSGEPVADLDFDAARQRVTAGLTSLPWDGLKLSRGEPAVPTRLIPPGA, from the coding sequence ATGCTCGCGGCAGGGCTGCGCGACGGCACCGCGCACCGGCGCACCACCTTCGAGGTCTTCGCACGCCGGCTTCCGGAAGGGCGGCGCTACGGCGTGGTCGCGGGCACCGCACGGTTCGTGGATGCCTTGGCGCGCTTTGAATTCGACGATGCGACACTGTCGATGCTCGCGGATTTCCTCGACCGGGAGACGCTCGCGTATCTCGCCGACTACCACTTCCGCGGGGATGTCGACGGATACGCCGAGGGCGAGCTGTACTTCCCGGGCTCACCGGTGCTCTCCGTGCACGGAACCTTCGGCGAATGCGTCGTGCTCGAGACCCTCGCGTTGTCGATCTTCAACCACGACACCGCGATCGCGTCCGCCGCCGCTCGCATGGTCACCGCGGCCGACGGCCGGCCACTGATCGAGATGGGTTCGCGACGCACACACGAACAGGCCGCCGTGGCCGCCGCCCGTGCCGCATACCTCTCGGGCTTCGCCGGGTCGTCCAACCTGCAGGCCCAGCGCGACTACGGGGTTCCCGCGCTGGGCACCAGCGCGCACGCGTTCACGTTGCTTTACACCACCCATGACGGCCCCGACGAGCGAGCGGCGTTCCGGGCGCAGGTCGATGCGCTCGGCGTGGACACGACCCTGCTGGTGGACACCTACGACATCGCCGCGGGCGTGGCGACGGCCGTCGAAGTCGCCGGCGCGGAACTCGGTGCGGTGCGAATCGATTCCGGAGACCTCGGTGTGCTCGCGCGCCAAGTCCGAGCCCAACTGGACGGCCTCGGCGCCACCAAGACGCACATCGTCGTTTCCGGCGACCTCGACGAGTTCTCGATCGCCGCGCTGCGTTCCGAACCCGTCGACGTCTACGGTGTGGGCACTTCGCTGGTCACCGGCTCGGGCGCACCGACGGCGCGCATGGTCTACAAGCTCACCGAGGTCGACGGCCTCCCGGTCGAGAAGCGCAGCAGCCGAAAGCAGTCGCATGGTGGTCGCAAGCAGGCGCGCAGGCTGGTCAAGCCGACCGGCACGATCGTCGAGGAGGTCGTGCATCCCTATGGCCGTGCGCCCGCGGACCCCGACGGTCTCACCGGCCGGGCGTTGACGGTTCCTCTGGTACAGAGCGGCGAGCCCGTCGCCGACCTGGACTTCGACGCGGCCCGTCAGCGGGTCACAGCCGGCCTGACGAGCCTGCCGTGGGACGGCCTGAAGCTGTCGCGCGGCGAGCCGGCGGTGCCGACCCGACTGATCCCGCCCGGCGCGTAG
- a CDS encoding M67 family metallopeptidase — protein sequence MLVIRADLVDAMVGHARTDHPDEACGLIAGPEGTDRPERFIKMTNAERSPTWYRFDSMEHLRVHREMSKAGEVPVVIYHSHTATEAYPSRTDVSIAQEPEAHYVLISTCDPDEHELRSYRIVDGVVTEEPVKIVEQY from the coding sequence TTGCTGGTGATCCGAGCGGATCTGGTCGACGCCATGGTCGGCCACGCCCGGACCGATCATCCCGACGAGGCCTGCGGGCTGATCGCGGGGCCTGAGGGGACGGACCGTCCCGAGCGCTTCATCAAGATGACCAACGCCGAGCGTTCGCCGACGTGGTACCGGTTCGACTCGATGGAGCACCTGCGGGTCCACCGGGAGATGTCGAAGGCCGGCGAAGTGCCCGTCGTCATCTATCACTCGCACACCGCCACCGAGGCGTATCCGAGCCGCACCGACGTCTCGATCGCACAGGAACCCGAGGCGCACTACGTTCTGATCTCGACGTGCGACCCGGATGAACACGAACTGCGGAGCTACCGCATCGTCGACGGCGTCGTCACCGAGGAACCCGTCAAGATCGTCGAGCAATACTGA
- a CDS encoding MoaD/ThiS family protein: MSVTVEIPTILRPHTGGEKRVTAAGDTLAAVISDLEANHSGISDRLMDQDNAGKLNRFINIYVNDEDVRFSGGLDTTIADGDSVTILPAVAGG, translated from the coding sequence ATGTCTGTCACCGTCGAGATCCCGACCATCCTGCGCCCCCACACCGGCGGGGAGAAACGCGTCACCGCCGCCGGCGACACCCTCGCGGCGGTGATCAGCGACCTGGAGGCCAACCACTCCGGCATCTCCGATCGCCTGATGGACCAGGACAACGCCGGCAAGCTCAACCGGTTCATCAACATCTACGTCAACGACGAGGACGTTCGGTTCTCGGGCGGGCTGGACACCACGATCGCCGACGGTGACTCGGTGACGATCCTGCCCGCAGTCGCGGGTGGCTGA
- the aosR gene encoding oxidative stress transcriptional regulator AosR, which yields MRKWKRVETADGARFRSAVAPHEAALLRSLATSLVGMLNERESSAPADELEAITGMRTGNSTPPDDDTMKRLLPDFYRPQTEHPAGSSAAESLNSALRSLHEPTIIDAKRQAAQTLLDTMPIEGGKFELTESDAHAWAAAVNDMRLALGTMLAISPDGPDELPADHPMAGHLDVYQWLTVLQEYLVLGLIGKSR from the coding sequence GTGCGTAAGTGGAAGCGGGTGGAGACTGCCGACGGCGCACGCTTCCGGTCGGCCGTCGCGCCGCACGAGGCCGCGCTGCTGCGAAGCCTCGCCACCTCGCTGGTCGGCATGCTCAATGAACGCGAATCCTCCGCGCCTGCAGATGAACTCGAAGCGATCACCGGGATGCGCACCGGTAACTCGACACCTCCGGACGACGACACCATGAAGCGGCTGCTGCCCGACTTCTACCGGCCGCAGACCGAGCATCCGGCGGGTTCCAGTGCGGCCGAAAGCCTCAACAGCGCGCTGCGGAGCCTGCATGAGCCAACCATCATCGACGCGAAACGCCAAGCGGCGCAGACACTCTTGGACACCATGCCGATCGAGGGCGGTAAGTTCGAGCTGACCGAGTCCGACGCGCACGCCTGGGCGGCGGCGGTCAACGATATGCGGCTGGCGCTGGGCACCATGCTCGCCATCTCGCCGGACGGGCCCGACGAATTGCCGGCCGACCACCCGATGGCCGGGCACCTCGACGTCTACCAGTGGCTCACCGTGCTGCAGGAGTACCTGGTCCTGGGCCTGATCGGCAAGTCACGATGA
- a CDS encoding P1 family peptidase, producing MNSITDVSGIRVGQHHRLDPDVTLGSGWASGTTVVLTPPGTVGAVDGRGGAPGTRETDLLDPANSVQHIDAVVLTGGSAYGLAAADGVMRWLEERGRGVALEGGVVPIVPAAVVFDLPVGGWQCRPTAEFGYAAAESAGTDVAVGTVGAGTGARAGVLKGGVGTASMQLDSGVTVGALVIVNCAGEVADTATGLPWLADQIEEFGLLSPPAEQIAAYAGRHVEYSPLNTTIAVVATDAVLSSAGCRRVAIAAHDGLARTIRPCHTPLDGDTVFALATGAVEVPPDPTTPASMSPEVPLITAVGAAASDSLARAVMVGVLAAESVAGIPAYRDLLPGAFA from the coding sequence GTGAACTCGATCACCGATGTTTCCGGCATTCGGGTGGGACAGCATCATCGGCTGGATCCGGATGTGACGCTGGGCTCGGGTTGGGCGAGCGGGACCACCGTCGTGTTGACGCCGCCGGGAACCGTCGGCGCCGTCGACGGCAGGGGCGGCGCGCCCGGAACCCGCGAAACCGACCTGCTCGACCCGGCGAACTCGGTCCAGCACATCGACGCCGTGGTGCTGACGGGTGGCAGCGCCTACGGCCTGGCCGCCGCCGACGGGGTGATGCGCTGGCTGGAGGAACGGGGTCGCGGGGTCGCGCTGGAGGGCGGCGTGGTGCCGATCGTGCCCGCGGCCGTCGTGTTCGACCTGCCGGTCGGCGGCTGGCAGTGCAGGCCGACGGCAGAGTTCGGTTACGCAGCGGCCGAGAGCGCGGGAACGGACGTGGCCGTCGGCACCGTGGGCGCCGGCACGGGAGCGCGCGCCGGGGTGCTCAAGGGTGGTGTGGGCACGGCGTCGATGCAACTCGACTCCGGCGTCACGGTCGGTGCCCTGGTGATAGTCAACTGCGCAGGGGAGGTGGCCGACACCGCGACCGGCCTGCCCTGGCTGGCGGATCAGATCGAGGAGTTCGGACTGCTCTCGCCGCCCGCCGAACAGATCGCGGCCTACGCCGGCCGACACGTCGAGTACAGCCCGCTGAACACCACCATCGCCGTGGTCGCCACCGACGCCGTGCTGAGCTCGGCGGGCTGCCGACGGGTCGCGATCGCCGCGCACGACGGATTAGCGCGCACCATCCGCCCGTGTCACACGCCGCTCGACGGCGACACGGTGTTCGCGCTGGCCACCGGAGCCGTGGAGGTCCCGCCCGATCCGACGACCCCTGCGTCGATGTCGCCGGAGGTACCGCTGATCACCGCGGTCGGCGCCGCCGCCTCGGACAGCCTGGCGCGAGCTGTGATGGTCGGTGTGCTGGCCGCCGAGTCGGTGGCCGGAATACCCGCGTACCGGGACCTGTTGCCCGGAGCGTTCGCGTAA
- a CDS encoding cyclic nucleotide-degrading phosphodiesterase, translating to MSVRITVLGCSGSVVGPDSPASGYLVSAPDTPPLVLDFGPGVLGALQRHADPNDVYVLLSHLHADHCLDLPGLFVWRRYHPSPAQERGVMYGPANTWARLGAASSPEGGEVDDFSDVFEIRHWVDNEAVTIGSLSVTPKLVCHPTESYGMRITDQDGATLVYSGDTGYCDQLIDLARGADVFLCEASWTHTPERPPRLHLSGTEAGRAAARAGVGELLLTHIPPWTSREDVISEAKAEFNGPVHAVVSNETFDVARAA from the coding sequence GTGAGCGTGCGAATCACCGTACTCGGTTGCTCCGGCAGTGTCGTCGGGCCTGATTCGCCGGCGTCCGGATACCTCGTCTCCGCGCCCGATACCCCGCCGTTGGTCCTCGATTTCGGCCCTGGCGTGCTGGGCGCGCTGCAGCGGCACGCCGATCCCAACGACGTCTATGTCTTGTTGTCGCACTTGCATGCCGACCACTGCCTAGATCTGCCCGGACTGTTCGTTTGGCGGCGCTACCACCCCTCGCCTGCGCAGGAGCGCGGGGTCATGTACGGCCCGGCCAACACGTGGGCCCGGCTCGGCGCGGCGTCCTCCCCCGAAGGCGGGGAGGTCGACGACTTCTCCGACGTCTTCGAGATCCGGCACTGGGTCGACAACGAGGCGGTCACCATCGGCTCACTGAGCGTGACGCCGAAGCTTGTTTGCCACCCGACCGAGTCCTACGGCATGCGCATCACCGATCAGGACGGCGCCACGCTGGTCTACAGCGGCGACACCGGCTACTGCGACCAGCTGATCGACCTGGCCCGCGGCGCCGATGTGTTCCTCTGCGAGGCGTCGTGGACCCACACCCCGGAGCGGCCACCGCGCCTGCATCTGTCGGGCACCGAGGCGGGCCGCGCCGCGGCCCGGGCCGGGGTCGGCGAACTCCTGCTGACCCACATCCCGCCGTGGACTTCGCGCGAGGACGTCATCAGCGAGGCCAAGGCCGAGTTCAACGGTCCGGTGCACGCGGTGGTGTCCAACGAGACGTTCGACGTCGCGCGCGCGGCTTGA
- a CDS encoding rhomboid family intramembrane serine protease yields the protein MGLSGPGYPGAPTPGPKKRPAWVVGGLTILSFVVLLWVIELFDSLSDHRLDDNGIRPLETDGLVGILFAPLLHSNWDHLIANTVPALVLGFLMTLAGMSRFVFATAIVWILGGLGTWLIGTVGVHCPYAGVQCPAPNHIGASGLIFGWLAFLIVFGFFTRKAWEIVVGVIVLLVYGGVLLGVLPGTPGVSWQGHLSGAVAGVIAAYLLSGPERKAREKRKSAASNPYLTT from the coding sequence ATGGGCTTGAGCGGCCCGGGATACCCGGGGGCACCCACGCCTGGGCCGAAGAAGCGGCCCGCGTGGGTGGTCGGCGGCCTGACCATCCTCAGCTTCGTCGTGCTGCTGTGGGTGATCGAACTGTTCGACTCGCTGTCGGACCATCGACTCGACGACAACGGGATCCGGCCGTTGGAGACCGACGGACTGGTAGGCATCCTGTTCGCACCGCTGCTGCACTCGAACTGGGACCACCTGATCGCCAACACGGTTCCGGCGCTGGTGCTCGGGTTCTTGATGACGCTGGCCGGCATGTCGCGGTTCGTCTTCGCCACCGCCATCGTGTGGATCCTCGGCGGCCTCGGCACCTGGCTGATCGGCACCGTGGGCGTGCACTGCCCGTACGCGGGCGTGCAATGCCCGGCCCCGAACCACATCGGCGCTTCGGGGCTGATCTTCGGCTGGCTGGCGTTCCTGATTGTGTTCGGCTTCTTCACCCGCAAGGCGTGGGAGATCGTCGTCGGCGTGATCGTGCTGCTCGTCTATGGCGGTGTCCTGCTCGGTGTGCTGCCCGGTACACCGGGCGTGTCGTGGCAGGGCCACCTCAGCGGGGCGGTCGCGGGCGTCATCGCCGCGTACCTACTCTCGGGGCCGGAGCGCAAGGCTCGCGAAAAGCGTAAGAGCGCGGCCTCGAACCCGTACTTGACGACGTGA
- a CDS encoding PLP-dependent cysteine synthase family protein: MARYESLLEALGDTPLVGLQRLSPRWDDEPQVRLWAKLEDRNPTGSIKDRPALRMIEDAERQGQLRPGATILEPTSGNTGISLAMAALLKGYQLICVMPENTSIERRQLLELYGARIIYSPAEGGSNTAVAQAKELALQNPSWVMLYQYGNEANALSHYEGTGPELLADLPEITHFVAGLGTTGTLMGTGRYLREHKPDVKIVAAEPRYGEGVYALRNIDEGFVPELYDPDVLTTRYSVGSYDAVRRTRDLVQIEGVFAGISTGAVLHAALGMAAKAVTAGERADIAFVVADAGWKYLSTGAYAGSLDDAEDALEGQLWA, encoded by the coding sequence TTGGCGCGTTACGAGTCGCTGCTCGAGGCGCTGGGCGACACACCGTTGGTGGGCCTGCAGCGGTTGTCGCCCCGTTGGGACGACGAGCCCCAGGTTCGGCTGTGGGCCAAGCTCGAGGACCGCAATCCCACCGGCTCCATCAAGGACCGTCCCGCGCTGCGGATGATCGAGGATGCCGAGCGGCAGGGTCAGCTACGACCCGGGGCGACGATCCTGGAGCCGACGAGCGGCAACACCGGCATCTCGCTCGCGATGGCCGCCCTGCTCAAGGGCTACCAGCTGATCTGCGTGATGCCGGAGAACACCTCGATCGAGCGTCGTCAGCTCCTCGAGTTGTACGGCGCGCGGATCATCTACTCGCCCGCGGAAGGCGGCTCCAACACCGCGGTCGCTCAGGCCAAAGAGCTTGCGCTGCAGAACCCTTCGTGGGTGATGCTCTACCAGTACGGCAATGAGGCGAACGCACTGTCGCACTACGAGGGTACGGGCCCGGAGCTGCTCGCCGACCTGCCGGAGATCACCCACTTCGTCGCGGGCCTCGGCACGACCGGCACGTTGATGGGCACCGGGCGATACCTGCGCGAACACAAGCCGGACGTGAAGATCGTCGCCGCCGAACCGCGCTACGGCGAAGGCGTCTACGCGCTGCGCAACATCGACGAGGGCTTCGTCCCCGAGTTGTACGACCCGGACGTGCTGACGACGCGGTACTCCGTGGGCTCCTACGACGCGGTCCGGCGCACCCGCGATCTGGTCCAGATCGAAGGGGTCTTCGCGGGCATCTCGACCGGCGCGGTGCTGCACGCCGCACTGGGCATGGCGGCCAAGGCGGTCACAGCGGGGGAGCGGGCCGACATCGCGTTCGTCGTCGCCGACGCCGGTTGGAAGTATCTGTCGACCGGCGCGTACGCCGGTAGCCTGGATGACGCCGAAGACGCGTTGGAAGGGCAGCTATGGGCTTGA